Within the Ensifer canadensis genome, the region GCAGCCGTGTCTTCGACCTGCTGGCGCCAGCGGATGGCTACAAGATGCAGCACGCCGACGGGCTGGTTGCCGTCAGCGACTATGCTTTCGCGTTCTCCTGGCGCGGCTGGCTGCTGCGCGAGCTTGTCATGGCGCGGCTGCAACCGGCGGCCAAGGTCTTGGCAAAGCGCCTTCCGTCCGCCCTTGTGCGCAGGCTGGCAAAACACAAGATCTGATCCAATCAGGCAAGCCGGCGCGGCCTCAGGCGAGTTGGCGCGGCGTGACGAAATCGATGAGACGGCACCGGCCCGATGCCAGGTCCTCCCAACTGGAGCCGTCGAACGCGAGTACGGCAAGCGCCGCTGTCGGAAACTTCTCCCGCATGCGCGCGAGCGCCTCCTGCCTGCCCGATCCGGCCAGCAGATGCGCAAGTTCCTCCATGCCCGGATTGTGGCCAACGACAAGCAGGTTACGGATATCAGGGTCAACGGCGCGAATGGTCGCCAGAATGGCGGGTGCCCCAACTTCGTAGATGTCGCGCGTCTCACGGGTGGGGATTGGCGGCGGCAGGTTATCCCGAACCAGCGCCCAGGTTTCCCGCGCACGTCGCGCAGTGGAAACGATCGCGAGCCCCGGGATCAGCCCTTTGCGCTTCATATCTGCGCCGATCAGTGGCGCCGCCTTGCGGCCGCGCTCGCCGAGCGGCCGGTCGTGATCCGGCACGCCGTCCGGCCATGCGGACTTGGCATGGCGCAACAGCATCAGGCGGTATGTTTTCGCCCCGCGATCCCCGGCCATCACGTCCTCCTTCGCAGCGAAGTACGATCTACTCCGTCAGGTCCATTCTGGCATCGCTTCGACGTTTTGTCCCCGTACTGCATAATTCCTTAAATCGGAATCGATTTAAGGAGGAAATTATGCAGCAGGTTTAATGCGCTACAGCGTCCTTTGCGCCTCATATCTGACGCGCAAAGGACGCTGTAGGAGTGAACCACAAAAAAGGCCGCCCCGAAGGGCGGCCATCAACGCCGGAAAGCTCAGGAACCGGCTTATTTCCACTCGCGCCAGCTTACTTCCACTCACGAATGTCGACGAAATGTCCGGCGACCGCTGCGGCCGCCGCCATTGCCGGCGATACCAGATGTGTGCGTCCCTTGAAGCCCTGGCGGCCTTCGAAGTTACGGTTGGAGGTCGAGGCACAGCGCTCGCCCGGCTTCAGCCGGTCGTCGTTCATCGCCAGGCACATCGAGCAGCCCGGCTCGCGCCAGTCGAAGCCCGCTTCCCGGAAGATCTTGTCGAGGCCTTCGGCTTCCGCCTGCTCCTTGACGAGGCCGGAGCCCGGAACAATCATCGCCGAAACGGTCGGCGCAACCTTGCGGCCTTCGACGACAGCGGCAACGGCGCGCAGATCCTCGATGCGGCCGTTGGTGCACGAGCCGATGAAGACGCGGTCGATGGCGATGTCAGTGATCTTGGTGCCGGGCTTCAGGCCCATGTAGTCAAGCGCGCGCCACTTGGAGGTGCGCTTGTTTTCTTCCGGGATCTCGTCCGGGTTCGGGACGATGCCCTGAACCGAGATGACGTCCTCAGGCGACGAACCCCAGGAGACGATCGGCGGCAGATCGGCAGCGTCGAGCACGACGACGCGATCGTAATGCGCGCCTTCGTCGGTGTGCAGCGTCTTCCAATAGTCGAGCGCCATTTCCCAGGCCTTGCCCTTCGGCGCGCGCGGCTTGTCCTTGATGTATTCGAAGGTCGTTTCGTCGGGCGCGATCAGGCCGGCGCGGGCACCGCCTTCGATCGTCATGTTGCAGATGGTCATGCGGCCTTCCATCGACAGCGAGCGGATCGCTTCGCCGGCAAACTCGATGACGTGTCCGGTGCCACCGGCGGTACCGATCTCACCGATTATGGCAAGGATGATGTCCTTGGCGGTCACACCTGGCGGCAGCTGGCCGTCGACGCGCACCAGCATGTTCTTGGCCTTCTGCTGGATCAGCGTCTGGGTCGCAAGCACGTGCTCGACTTCCGACGTGCCGATGCCATGCGCCAGCGCGCCGAAGGCACCATGCGTCGAGGTGTGGCTGTCGCCGCAAACGATGGTCATGCCCGGCAGCGTGAAGCCCTGCTCCGGGCCGACGATGTGCACGATGCCCTGGCGCTTGTCGTTTTCCGAGTAGTATTCGACACCGAACTCGGCTGCGTTCGTGGCGAGCGCCTCGACCTGGATGCGGCTCTCCTCGTTCTTGATGCCGAGATGGCGATCAGGTGAGGTCGGCACGTTGTGGTCGACGACGGCGAGCGTCTTTTCCGGAGCGCGGACCTTGCGGCCAGCCATGCGCAGGCCCTCGAAAGCCTGCGGGCTCGTCACCTCATGAACGAGATGACGATCGATGTAGAGAAGACAGGTGCCATCGTCCTGGCTGTTGACCAGATGGTCGTCCCAGATCTTGTCATAGAGAGTACGCGGTGCGCTCATGGCGATATATCCATCGAATTTTCAGAAGTAAGGGAAAAGCCGGCAGCAAGGCAGCCGGAAACACTGATCAAGGGATCAGGATAGGAGGCTTGTCAGCGCCCCGGATACGCGCGCAAAAAAGCGTGCCGGCAGACGCTTGTGGTCCTGCAGCACGACGATTTTTTGCTCTCGACATCCGAACTTGGATTCCATGAGGCCGTACATATCAATTTTTTGACACTTCGGCAATCGGTGGAAGCAGCCTCAACGCTGCTCGGCGCGCCGCAACCGCCGCTCGATCCCCCGCAAGCCCAGCGACAGGCCAATGGTCAGGACGAGATAGACATAGGCAACGATCGAATAGGTCTCGAAGAAGCGAAAGGAACCGGAGGCGTAGACCTTGCCCATCTGGGTGATGTCGGCGACGCCGAGCACCGAGACCAGCGAGGAGTCCTTGACCATGGCGACGAAGTCGTTGCCGAGCGGCGGCAGGATCACGCGGATCGCCTGCGGGAAGATCACCAGGCGAAACCGCTGGTAGCGCGTCAGGCCCAGCGCCTTGGCTGCCTCGACCTGACCCTTGTCGACCGAGAGGATGCCGGCCCGAAAGACTTCGGCGATGAAGGCGGAATAGCCGATCATCAGCGCCATGATCGCCCGCCACATCAGCGAGATGTCGCGCACCACCACCGGCTCCATCCAGCCGGCCGATATCAGCGGCGCGGTGATGAAGTTGGCGACCGTGACGAGCGTCGGCGCGCCGACGAAGGCGATGTAGAACAACAGGACGAGGATCGGCACGCCGCGGATGACCTCGGTGTAGAAGCGTGCGATCTGGCGAAGTGCCGCGTGCTCCGACAGCGCCATCAGCGCAATGCCGAGACCGAGCGTCGTCGCCAGCACGAAGCCCATCAGGGTCACGAAAATGGTGACGCCAATGCCCTTGAGGACGACGTTGAAGACTTCGGTGTAGATGTCATTGGTGACGATAACAGCGGCGAGCGCCACGGCAATCACCAGAAGGGCGACCAGCCACCAGGGATAGTCGCCCTTTCCGGACTTATCAGTCGATTGTGGGGAGGCCATGGCCTGCGATCAGCCGCCCATCTTGTAGTCGAGGAACCACTTCTTATCCAAGGCGTCGAAGGTTCCATCTTCCTTCAGCGCCTTGATCGCGGCGTTCACCGGGCCGACCAGGTCCGAACCCTTGGGATAGATGAAGCCGAAATCCTCGGTGCCGAGCGGGCCGCCGACGACCTTCAGCTTGCCTTCGGACGAATCGACATACCCCTTGGCGGCAACGCTGTCGGTCAGGACGACGTCGACGTCGCCGGCCTTGAGCGCCTGCACGGTGGCACCGAAGGTTTCGAACAGCTTGATGCGCGGGTTCTGCTCGTTGCCATCGAGCATTTCGTAGACGGCGGTGTAGAACGGCGAGGTGCCCGGCTGTGCGCCGACCAGACCGTCGGCGAAGGCGCCGAAGCTCTTGCCGTCGTTGAAGCGGTTCTCGTCGCCGCGCACCAGCATGAACTGCTGCGAGCGCATGTACGGATCGGAGAAGTCGACCTTCTCCTTGCGGTCGTCCTTGATGGTAATGCCGGTCATGCCGATCTGGTACTGGCCGTCGTGAACAGCCTGGATCATCGCGTCCCAGCTGGTGTTCTGGTACTCGACCTTGAAGTTCAGACGCTTGGCGATCTCGTTCATCGCATCATATTCCCAGCCGATCGCCTCACCGGTCTTCGGATCGACGAACTGCAGCGGCGGGTAGGCATTTTCCGTGACGACGACAACCGTCTTGCCACCGAGATCCGGCAGGTCGCTGGCGAAAGCCGGTGCAGAAAAAGCAAATGGAACGGCAAGTGCGGCTGCGATGCCCGCAAGCACATGGCGACGGATTGTCATTGGAAGAGCTCCCGAAAAGTGTGGCAGCGAAAAATGTCACGGATTGCTAAGAAAAGACAAGCGCATAGTACCAAAAAAGAAAGGCGGCCCGAGGCCGCCTTCCCTACAATCCCAAAGGATTGAAATCTTATTCCGCTGCGGCTTCAGCTGCCTTGGCTTCGGCGGCTTCTGCTGCTGCCTTGGCTTCTGCGGCTTCGGCTGCTGCCTTTTCGGCTGCAAGAGCCTGAGCTGCTGCGATCTTTTCAGCTTCGATCCGTGCCTTTTCCTCGACAACGGCCTGGCGCTCGGCGTCGTTCAGCTTGCGGGCGCGCGTACCGGTGTTTTCAACGATACGAGCCGACTTGCCGCGACGATCGCGCAGGTAGTAGAGCTTGGCGCGACGGACCTTACCGCGGCGAACCACTTCAACGCTCTCGACGAGCGGCGAGTAAACCGGGAATACGCGCTCAACGCCTTCGCCGTAGGAGATCTTGCGAACGGTGAAGCTTTCGTTGATGCCGCCGCCCGAACGAGCGATGCAAACGCCTTCATAGGCCTGAACGCGGGTACGCGTGCCTTCGACAACGCGGACGTTGACGCGCAGCGTGTCGCCTGCGGAGAAATCGGGGAGCGTGCGCTTGGCGGCAATCTTGGCGGCCTGTTCGGCTTCCAGCTGCTGGATGATGTTCATCGGGTTAACCTTTCAAGTTCTTCTGAAACAGCCAGAGCGCTCTCGATCGACCTGTCGGACGTACCTTCAGATGTTGCCGGACCCCGGCAGGAGCGGATTCACCATTCTTTGTTGGTGGTCGACGGGCAAACAACCCGAACCGGGGCGGCACTTACACGAAGAAAACCCGCTTGTCATCCCCGCAAGCCATATTTTCCGGGCCATGGAGGCGTTCGGCGCGAATTCTATCAGAGATTTCGAAATAACGCGCATTGAAATGCATTCAATCGCGGGCTTGCGGCTGCAAAGCCCGCGGGCTATGCCGAGCTGGGGGCGATGGGGGAGACCATGCATTTCTTCGAAGTACTTCTGCTTTTCGTCGCCGGTTTCCTGTCGGGCGTGGTCAATGCGATTGCCGGTGGCGGAACCTTCCTCACCTTCGGCGCCATGACCCTTGGCGGGTTGCCGCCGATTGTCGCCAATGCCACGTCGTCGATCATCCAGCTTCCCGGCTATATCACCTCGACCCTTGCCTATGCCAAGGAGATCCGCGCGGACCGCCGCCAGGCGATCCTTCTTGGCGTCATTTCGGCGGTCGGCGGACTTGCCGGCGCGGTGTTGCTGATCTCCCTGTCGAACGCCTCGTTTCGTGCGCTCGTCCCCTGGCTGCTGATCGCCGCGACGGCGATCTTCGCCGCCGGGCCGCTCCTGAAGCCCAAGGCCCGCATCGACGAGCATGCGATCAGCCCGGCCGGTGTCGTCAGCCAGTTCGCAACCTCGATCTATGGCGGCTTCTTCGGCGCCGGCATGGGCATCATGATGCTGGCGGTGTTGGGACTTGCCACCGGTGGCGGCTATCACCGCCTGAATGCGCTGAAGAACTTCATCTCGATCGTCATCGCCACCATCGCCATCGTGGTCTTCGCCGCCGGCGGGGTCGTGTCGTGGCTGCATGCGGCGATCATGGTTCCCGGTGCCGCCCTCGGCGGTTATCTCGGCGTCTGGGCGGCACGGCGCGTGCCGCAGGCGGTGATCCGCGCCTTGGTCGTCGCGGTCGGCTTGCTGCTCGCCGCCTATTACTTCTTCACGGGTTGAGGAAGCAGGTCCGGCCGACGCGCCTCGGTCAGCCGACGGGCTTCCGCCTCGCGCCACTTGGCGATGGCGCCGTGATTGCCCGAGGTCAGCACGGCCGGGATCTCCCTGCCCTCGAAGACCTGCGGACGGGTATAGTGCGGATGCTCCAGCAACCCGCCTTCGAAGCTTTCGTGAACGCCCGACAGCTCGTTGCCCATCACCCCGGGCAGGATGCGCACGACGGCATCGAGCAGCGTCAGCGCTGCCGGCTCGCCGCCCGAGAGGATATAGTCGCCGATCGACACTTCCTCGAGCGCGCGCCCGTCGATGACGCGCTGGTCGACACCTTCGAACCGCCCGCAGACGATGACCACGCCGGGACCGTCGGCAAGTTCGCGCACGCGCTTCTGCGTCAAGGGCCTACCGCGCGGGCTCATCAGCAGCCGCGGGCGATGATCGTCCTGCGACACCGCGTCGATCGCACGGGCGAGGACGTCGGGCCTCAGCACCATGCCGGCGCCGCCGCCGGCCGGCGTATCGTCGACGGTCCGGTGCTTGTCCTCCGCAAAGTCACGGATCTGCACGGCATCGATCGACCATTGGCCGCGCTCCAGCGCCCGGCCGGAGAGCGAGGCGCCGAGATGGCCGGGAAACATTTCGGGATAGAGCGTGAGAACCGTTGCGCGGAAGGACATTGCCTTGGCGCTCACTTGCGCTTGGCCGAAAACGGGCTGCCGGGCTCGTCCTTGTCGTCGATGAGGCCGGCGGCCAGCGGATCGACCAGCAGCTTGCCGCCTTCCAAATCGATCTCCAGAACGGACCATTCAGTAAAGGGAATGAGCACGGGGCGCTTGCCCGGCCCCTTGAGCTCCAGCAGGTCGCCCGCGCCGAAATCGAACACGCCCGTCACGGTGCCGTAGCTCTTGCCGCTGCCGTCGATGGCCTCGAGGCCCTCGAGGTCGGCATAGAAGAATTCGTCTTCGTCGAGATCGTCGTCGGGCAGATTGTCGCGATCGACGAACAGTTCGAGGCCATTCAGCGCCTCGGCGGCCGTGCGGTCGTTGACGCCGCGAAAGCGGACGACGACCACGTTCTTGGCCTCGCGGATTTCCAGCACCTCGAACACGCGCCCATCGGCGCTATGGAGATGGCCATAATCGCCGAGTGCCGTCGGGTCGTCGGTGAAAGACTTGACCCTGACCTCGCCGCGCAAACCTTGCGCCGCGCCGACAGTCGCCATCAGAACCGGGTTTTCGAGTTTGCTCATCATCCGTATCCGTTTGGGGATTTCAGGGTGCACATAACGGAAAACGGGCGGCATGGAAATGCCGCCCGTCTCCTTCATCCGTTTGCCGGATATTATTCCGCGGCACCTTCGGCAGCGGCAGCAGCGGCGTCTTCGGCCTTCTGCTTGGCTTCAGCAGCGCGCTCCTGAGCCTTCTTGCCCGGCAGACCCTTGTTCGGGTTGCTGCGAGCCGGACGCTGAGCGATACCGGCCTGGTCGAGGAAGCGCATGACGCGGTCGGTCGGCTGGGCGCCCTGGGCGATCCAGTGGCTGATGCGCTCGGCGTTCAGCTCGACGCGCTTTTCGTCGTCCTTGCCGAGCATCGGGTTCCAGGAACCGATCTTCTCGAGGAAGCGGCCGTCACGCGGGCTGCGGGCGTCGGCAACGACGATCTGGTAGTAAGGACGCTTCTTGGAACCGCCACGGGCGAGACGAATTTTCAGTGCCATTTGAGTAACTCCTTGCAGGCTTTCTTGACCGCTTCGTTCAAGCGGAATGGGTGGTGCCGACGGTGCCCGCGGAATGCGTGCGATCGGCGGCGATGGCTTCATGATGCCGGATGACTTCCTTGATGATGAAGTTCAGGAACTTCTCGGCGAAATCCGGATCCAGATTGGCATCCTTCGCCAGGTGGCGAAGACGTTCGATCTGGTATTCTTCGCGCGCCGCATCGGCCGGCGGCAGATTGTGCTTGGCCTTGAGAACGCCGACCGCCTGGGTGCAGCGGAACCGTTCGGCCAGCATGTGGACGAGCGCGGCATCGATGTTGTCGATCGACTGCCGGTAACCCGCCAATTCCTTTTTGATTTCGGGATCAATCATCTCTCACCGATCCTCACTTCTTCTTG harbors:
- a CDS encoding amino acid ABC transporter permease encodes the protein MASPQSTDKSGKGDYPWWLVALLVIAVALAAVIVTNDIYTEVFNVVLKGIGVTIFVTLMGFVLATTLGLGIALMALSEHAALRQIARFYTEVIRGVPILVLLFYIAFVGAPTLVTVANFITAPLISAGWMEPVVVRDISLMWRAIMALMIGYSAFIAEVFRAGILSVDKGQVEAAKALGLTRYQRFRLVIFPQAIRVILPPLGNDFVAMVKDSSLVSVLGVADITQMGKVYASGSFRFFETYSIVAYVYLVLTIGLSLGLRGIERRLRRAEQR
- the trmD gene encoding tRNA (guanosine(37)-N1)-methyltransferase TrmD: MSFRATVLTLYPEMFPGHLGASLSGRALERGQWSIDAVQIRDFAEDKHRTVDDTPAGGGAGMVLRPDVLARAIDAVSQDDHRPRLLMSPRGRPLTQKRVRELADGPGVVIVCGRFEGVDQRVIDGRALEEVSIGDYILSGGEPAALTLLDAVVRILPGVMGNELSGVHESFEGGLLEHPHYTRPQVFEGREIPAVLTSGNHGAIAKWREAEARRLTEARRPDLLPQPVKK
- the rplS gene encoding 50S ribosomal protein L19, which codes for MNIIQQLEAEQAAKIAAKRTLPDFSAGDTLRVNVRVVEGTRTRVQAYEGVCIARSGGGINESFTVRKISYGEGVERVFPVYSPLVESVEVVRRGKVRRAKLYYLRDRRGKSARIVENTGTRARKLNDAERQAVVEEKARIEAEKIAAAQALAAEKAAAEAAEAKAAAEAAEAKAAEAAAE
- a CDS encoding SixA phosphatase family protein: MAGDRGAKTYRLMLLRHAKSAWPDGVPDHDRPLGERGRKAAPLIGADMKRKGLIPGLAIVSTARRARETWALVRDNLPPPIPTRETRDIYEVGAPAILATIRAVDPDIRNLLVVGHNPGMEELAHLLAGSGRQEALARMREKFPTAALAVLAFDGSSWEDLASGRCRLIDFVTPRQLA
- a CDS encoding sulfite exporter TauE/SafE family protein; translation: MHFFEVLLLFVAGFLSGVVNAIAGGGTFLTFGAMTLGGLPPIVANATSSIIQLPGYITSTLAYAKEIRADRRQAILLGVISAVGGLAGAVLLISLSNASFRALVPWLLIAATAIFAAGPLLKPKARIDEHAISPAGVVSQFATSIYGGFFGAGMGIMMLAVLGLATGGGYHRLNALKNFISIVIATIAIVVFAAGGVVSWLHAAIMVPGAALGGYLGVWAARRVPQAVIRALVVAVGLLLAAYYFFTG
- the leuC gene encoding 3-isopropylmalate dehydratase large subunit, with amino-acid sequence MSAPRTLYDKIWDDHLVNSQDDGTCLLYIDRHLVHEVTSPQAFEGLRMAGRKVRAPEKTLAVVDHNVPTSPDRHLGIKNEESRIQVEALATNAAEFGVEYYSENDKRQGIVHIVGPEQGFTLPGMTIVCGDSHTSTHGAFGALAHGIGTSEVEHVLATQTLIQQKAKNMLVRVDGQLPPGVTAKDIILAIIGEIGTAGGTGHVIEFAGEAIRSLSMEGRMTICNMTIEGGARAGLIAPDETTFEYIKDKPRAPKGKAWEMALDYWKTLHTDEGAHYDRVVVLDAADLPPIVSWGSSPEDVISVQGIVPNPDEIPEENKRTSKWRALDYMGLKPGTKITDIAIDRVFIGSCTNGRIEDLRAVAAVVEGRKVAPTVSAMIVPGSGLVKEQAEAEGLDKIFREAGFDWREPGCSMCLAMNDDRLKPGERCASTSNRNFEGRQGFKGRTHLVSPAMAAAAAVAGHFVDIREWK
- a CDS encoding transporter substrate-binding domain-containing protein: MTIRRHVLAGIAAALAVPFAFSAPAFASDLPDLGGKTVVVVTENAYPPLQFVDPKTGEAIGWEYDAMNEIAKRLNFKVEYQNTSWDAMIQAVHDGQYQIGMTGITIKDDRKEKVDFSDPYMRSQQFMLVRGDENRFNDGKSFGAFADGLVGAQPGTSPFYTAVYEMLDGNEQNPRIKLFETFGATVQALKAGDVDVVLTDSVAAKGYVDSSEGKLKVVGGPLGTEDFGFIYPKGSDLVGPVNAAIKALKEDGTFDALDKKWFLDYKMGG
- a CDS encoding chorismate mutase → MIDPEIKKELAGYRQSIDNIDAALVHMLAERFRCTQAVGVLKAKHNLPPADAAREEYQIERLRHLAKDANLDPDFAEKFLNFIIKEVIRHHEAIAADRTHSAGTVGTTHSA
- the rimM gene encoding ribosome maturation factor RimM (Essential for efficient processing of 16S rRNA); the encoded protein is MSKLENPVLMATVGAAQGLRGEVRVKSFTDDPTALGDYGHLHSADGRVFEVLEIREAKNVVVVRFRGVNDRTAAEALNGLELFVDRDNLPDDDLDEDEFFYADLEGLEAIDGSGKSYGTVTGVFDFGAGDLLELKGPGKRPVLIPFTEWSVLEIDLEGGKLLVDPLAAGLIDDKDEPGSPFSAKRK
- the rpsP gene encoding 30S ribosomal protein S16: MALKIRLARGGSKKRPYYQIVVADARSPRDGRFLEKIGSWNPMLGKDDEKRVELNAERISHWIAQGAQPTDRVMRFLDQAGIAQRPARSNPNKGLPGKKAQERAAEAKQKAEDAAAAAAEGAAE